A stretch of Lathyrus oleraceus cultivar Zhongwan6 chromosome 6, CAAS_Psat_ZW6_1.0, whole genome shotgun sequence DNA encodes these proteins:
- the LOC127095107 gene encoding uncharacterized protein LOC127095107 — protein MDRTWMYDRVYSNRHGLKEEYVRGVKDFVKRALKQPICKSEGGIRCPCINCKCLKIRTPTNVRLHLYRDGFQRDYWIWTQHGEVELNVNTRNDSNSSEHVHHDDQIEAMNQMVYDAFRPYGVFSHVNDNIEVEEYTEDEFPNEDAKRFYDKLISFNKPIYEGATQSILSISTQLLEIRSNWHVPQKGLDFVAQMLKSVCPVQKGLPDNYYQATQLVSKLGLKVEKIDCCKNGCMLYYKDDSNLSECKFCNAPRFIPRKTGMGKYKDIPVKRMFYFPIIPRLQRLYASTESASEMRWHHMNKNSSNILRHPSDGKAWKHFDSVYPDFSREPRNVRLGLCSDGFTPYIQASASPYSCWPIIVTPYNLPPEMCMTKPYLFLACLIPGPKNPKLKIDVYLQPLIDDLHRLWSNGILTYDISTKQNFIMKACLMWTINDFPAYGMLSGWGTQGKLACPHCMEHTDAFTLKSGHKNSWFDCHRRFLPSNHSFRRSKRSFLKNRVVTNEPPPISTGKDIWAVISNFPKVTEIGWEAKWKEFEGYAVDHNWKKRSIFWDLPYWKDNLLRHNLDVMHIEKNVFDNIFNTVMNVKDKTKDNEKAREDLAKLCFRGDLELQPLENGKNGKPKASYTLTKSEAKLVCKWLKELRMPDGYASNLSRCANVEKGTVHGMKSHDCHVFMECLLPIAFHSLPDLVWKPLTELSRFFKDLCCNTLRMDDLIKLDENIPIIICKLERIFPPGFFDSMEHLPIHLAKEAILGGPVQYRWMYPFERFMGVSKRAVTNKARVEGSICSDYIHRETNYFCSHYFNSFRLLPTINLSNKPHLDNDDILPTMSILQSGGRPSGKSRKYFLSDKEWKSSHVHVLINCDEVKPYLDIFLENHSLDIEDSSGRIHIEFPIWLKKYVNEETNGVTNQDIIALSRSPASMAISWNMYFINGYKFHTEEWSKGRKTSNCGVHVKGLAEGGNTDFYGIIKHIFELDYFGLKHKIPVFYCEWFDPTRNTGTKVHPQYKTVDIKMDKRYRPYDPFILAQNARQVYYVPYPEMCRDMRGWCAAITTKPRGRVEIDNIEDEVPYQSDGMLPALPNVEIEAISCLRDMSQLDVFEEIFDCSTSEADRGH, from the exons ATGGATCGTACTTGGATGTACGATAGAGTATATTCCAATAGACACGGATTGAAAGAAGAGTATGTTCGCGGGGTTAAAGACTTCGTAAAGAGGGCTTTGAAACAACCTATTTGTAAATCTGAGGGAGGGATAAGGTGTCCGTGTATAAATTGCAAGTGTCTCAAGATAAGAACACCAACTAATGTTAGACTTCACTTGTATCGAGATGGATTTCAACGAGACTATTGGATTTGGACTCAACATGGAGAAGTAGAGCTCAATGTTAATACAAGGAATGATTCAAATAGTAGTGAGCATGTGCATCATGATGACCAAATTGAGGCAATGAATCAGATGGTGTATGATGCTTTTAGGCCTTATGGAGTATTCTCTCACGTGAATGATAACATAGAAGTTGAGGAATATACGGAGGATGAGTTTCCCAACGAAGATGCCAAACGATTTTATGACAAGTTGATATCTTTCAACAAGCCCATTTATGAGGGAGCTACCCAATCAATATTATCAATATCTACTCAACTTCTTGAAATTAGGTCTAATTGGCATGTACCACAAAAAGGTTTAGATTTTGTTGCACAAATGCTTAAAAGTGTATGTCCAGTTCAAAAAGGCTTGCCCGATAACTATTACCAAGCAACACAGTTGGTATCTAAGTTAGGGCTAAAGGTTGAGAAGATTGATTGTTGTAAGAATGGTTGTATGTTATATTACAAGGATGATAGCAATCTATCAGAGTGCAAATTTTGTAATGCTCCTAGGTTCATTCCTCGCAAGACTGGCATGGGAAAGTACAAAGATATCCCAGTGAAGAGAATGTTCTACTTCCCAATCATTCCCAGATTACAAAGATTGTATGCATCAACTGAGTCGGCAAGTGAAATGAGATGGCATCACATGAACAAAAATAGTTCCAACATCCTTCGCCACCCGTCAGATGGAAAAGCATGGAAACATTTTGATAGTGTATATCCTGACTTTTCTAGGGAACCCAGAAATGTAAGGTTGGGTCTGTGTTCAGATGGTTTTACTCCTTACATTCAAGCGTCTGCTTCTCCATACTCATGTTGGCCAATAATAGTTACTCCGTATAATCTCCCCCCTGAAATGTGCATGACCAAACCATACTTGTTTTTGGCATGCCTCATACCCGGACCTAAAAACCCTAAATTAAAGATAGATGTCTACTTGCAACCATTGATTGATGATCTACATCGATTGTGGTCCAATGGAATATTGACCTATGATATATCTACAAAACAAAACTTCATCATGAAAGCCTGCTTGATGTGgacaattaatgattttccagccTATGGTATGTTATCTGGATGGGGAACACAAGGTAAattggcatgccctcattgtATGGAACACACTGATGCTTTCACCTTGAAAAGTGGCCATAAGAATTCCTGGTTTGACTGTCATCGTCGTTTCTTGCCATCTAATCACTCCTTCAGAAGGAGTAAAAGAAGTTTCCTAAAAAATAGGGTTGTGACCAATGAGCCACCTCCCATTTCCACAGGGAAAGATATATGGGCGGTAATAAGTAATTTTCCAAAAGTTACTGAAATTGGATGGGAGGCGAAATGGAAAGAATTCGAAGGGTATGCAGTGGATCACAATTGGAAAAAGCGAAGTATTTTTTGGGATCTCCCATATTGGAAGGATAATTTGTTAAGGCATAACCTCGATGTGATGCACATAGAAAAAAACGTCTTCGATAATATATTTAATACTGTCATGAATGTTAAGGATAAAACAAAGGATAATGAAAAGGCAAGAGAAGACTTGGCTAAATTATGCTTTCGCGGGGACTTGGAGCTCCAACCCTTAGAAAACGGAAAGAATGGTAAACCAAAGGCTAGTTACACTCTAACCAAATCTGAAGCCAAGTTGGTTTGTAAATGGCTTAAGGAATTGAGAATGCCAGATGGCTATGCTTCAAACCTCAGTAGGTGTGCGAATGTAGAAAAGGGTACGGTGCATGGGATGAAGAGCCATGATTGTCATGTTTTCATGGAATGTTTACTCCCAATTGCATTCCATTCATTGCCAGATTTGGTTTGGAAACCATTAACTGAGCTAAGTCGATTCTTTAAAGATCTTTGTTGCAATACATTGAGGATGGACGACTTAATTAAGTTGGATGAGAATATTCCAATTATCATATGCAAGTTGGAAAGGATTTTTCCACCAGGTTTCTTTGACTCAATGGAGCATCTTCCAATCCATCTTGCCAAAGAAGCAATTCTAGGTGGTCCAGTACAGTACCGATGGATGTATCCATTCGAAAG ATTTATGGGAGTCTCAAAGAGGGCAGTGACAAATAAGGCTAGAGTTGAAGGTTCCATATGCAGTGATTATATACATCGCGAGACAAATTACTTTTGCTCTCATTATTTCAACTCTTTCCGTTTGTTGCCAACCATAAATCTTAGTAACAAACCTCATTTAGACAATGATGACATTCTACCTACAATGTCCATTCTACAAAGTGGCGGTCGACCAAGTGGGAAGTCACGAAAATATTTTCTATCTGATAAGGAATGGAAGTCTTCACATGTGCATGTCTTGATAAATTGTGATGAGGTTAAACCATATCTTGA CATATTCTTAGAGAACCACTCTCTAGATATAGAAGATTCATCTGGGCGCATACATATAGAGTTTCCCATATGGCTGAAGAAATATGTAAATGAGGAGACAAATGGAGTTACTAACCAAGATATAATTGCCTTGTCTCGCAGTCCTGCATCAATGGCCATATCATGGAACATGTATTTTATCAATGGGTACAAGTTTCATACTGAAGAATGGAGCAAAGGTAGAAAAACTAGCAATTGTGGTGTGCACGTGAAAGGTCTTGCAGAAGGAGGAAATACTGATTTTTATGGAATAATCAAACATATCTTTGAGCTAGATTACTTTGGTCTGAAGCATAAGATTCCAGTTTTTTATTGTGAATGGTTTGATCCAACAAGGAATACGGGCACAAAGGTTCACCCACAATATAAAACTGTGGATATTAAGATGGATAAACGTTATCGTCCTTATGATCCTTTCATCCTTGCGCAAAATGCAAGACAAGTGTATTATGTCCCATATCCAGAAATGTGTAGAGATATGCGTGGATGGTGTGCGGCAATCACCACAAAACCAAGGGGTCGCGTAGAGATTGACAACATAGAGGATGAAGTACCTTATCAATCTGATGGGATGTTACCGGCGCTACCCAATGTAGAAATTGAAGCAATATCTTGTTTGCGTGACATGTCACAATTAGATGTGTTTGAAGAGATTTTTGATTGCTCTACTAGTGAAGCAGATAGAGGGCATTGA